DNA sequence from the Vicia villosa cultivar HV-30 ecotype Madison, WI linkage group LG3, Vvil1.0, whole genome shotgun sequence genome:
CGATAACTCGAAGATGATGATGCTCGGCTTCAGATAACTAGATGTGATGTAATAATCTTCTGAAGATGCGGAATGCGCGAAGACGACGAAGTGCGCGAAGTAAACGCGAGGGTAAAGAAGATGATGATTCAGGTACTCCCGTTTTTTGCTCTTCGAATTACTTCTACTTCatcttgcttcttcttcttctgttttcaaattcTATGCTctgcgatgatgatgatgatgatgatgcgtaGACTGTGATGAAGTGCTGACAAATGGTGATGGAGCAAAGGTTTAGCACTAGCTTATTGAAGTTCTAATGGTGAACTTCAATAGCTCTGGGAACGTGTGTATGGTGAGGTTGGTGATGAATTGCAGAGAGTGTGAGGATAAGGAaaagatgatgaatgagttgTAGAACAGAAGGAGAAAATGAAGATTTGGTGGAGATTGAAGTGTGGTGGAGTGATGCGTGAATCTGAAAGTTGTAGAGAGAGTTGAagggagaagatgatgaagatggtgaTTGTATAAGAAATGGCGTGAGAAAAAAATGAACTTGAAGTAATGATTCTGTTATATAGAGTTTGAAGGGGAGAAAGTTAGTTAGAGAGGAGAGATGTGAGCCATTGGATTGGTGAAGTTTGTTAGAGATGAAGAAGTCTGAGCTGTTGGATTGAGAGATTCTGTTATGAAACTGAGGGTTGAGATTAAAGGTTAGAGAGTTAGTTATGGATTAGTCACAACTCTGTTATGCAGTTAGTTATTAGGTTTGTTAGTTATATGTTCTGATTTGATGGTTGAAAGTTGGTTAGGACAGTTATGAGTACTTAGTTACAAAATTCTGTTAtgggtttttttttttctgttataGGTTTGTTAGGAGTGAAGTTTGTTATATTAGTTATAAGGTGCAAATATGTTAGTTCTCATTTTCGTTTTGACAGTTATAGGTGGTTAAGAATGGTtgaaaaagtttgttacaaaaaACTGAAGGTTAGTTAGGTTGTTGGTAACTGTTAGTGAGACTATTTTTTCTGTTAAGTGCAGGGCTGCTGAAGGATTTCTTTAGGTTTGGTTTATGAATGGTATGTTTGGACTTTTCCTATGGTTTAAAATTGGCTGAAACTGAATGGAACTGATGACATGCTAACTGTTTTTGTTTGGCTAAATTAGTAGATGAACTGATGCCTGATATATGTATGCCTTTGGTTTTATTTGTAATGTGTATGTGTGGTTTGAAACTGATGTGGATTGTATTGGTTTGTGATGATTTTATTTGGCTGTATGCATGCTTATGTTGGTGTGATTTGTGGCAGGTTTTTTGGATGCTACTTAAAAGAAGCTTGAACATGCTAGTGATGAGGTTTATGGCATGGAGCTGAAAGTGTAATGAACGTAGCACGGTTGTGGATCACCCTTAATATGGCAGCTCGTTGGCAAGGCATCATAGGTCTgatttgaagttttatttttccATCGTATTGCTTCCGATTTCTGTTCATGAGTGTATGTATTCGAACTAAGCCTGCTGCAGCCTTGAAGTACCATACGGTTACAAACTATGACGATGTTGTGCAGTGTCATGAGTATATTTTGAACTGTAGGCCTGCTTCTGTTTTTTTATGTGTGGGCATGGTAATTAGCTTGGTTAAAAGGGCTGCTTTGATTTGGTTCTTTTCTGTTATGCAGCAGGTGATCGAATTGACTGTGCAGCATTGTTTGGAACCGATTTAGGCATTTGAAGATGGATGGCTgcttgaatttctgaacttggtCTTTTTCTCTTTATGTTATGGATAAGTTTTGTAACCGTCAGCTTGATATTGTATTTGGATGATGGACCCACTGCAGGCTGTTTTTGTAAGTTTAATATGGTCATTTTAATGTGTACATGTATGTCTTATGCAGGGGAGGATGTAGTGAATAGTGCCGGGCTGCAACTGAATATGTAGCAGCAGGGTGATTCAATCATGATGGAAGCAACCCTTTTATAGGTGATGAACTCTTGGAGATTGGAAGGAGATAAGTCTAGAAGGGACAAAGCAGATGGTGAACATGTACAGCGTGTAATGAGAAACTGTATTGAATGTTTTGTAATGGGGATTGGACTTTGATGTAATATGATTGCTGTACGTATCTTTTTGTAGTTTTAAGTAACTTTGTATGTATTTTAATGAAGTGTAATGTCAAGTGTATAGAAGTACAATGCAGTTGGTCTTTGCAGTGAGAATTGAAACGGCGTGTGATGGCCTTCACTAAGTGATGTAATTGAATCCGTTCTTGCAAATACAATGAAATTTGATAATGGGATTCGTGTAGTTTGACTTTTGGTATCCTTTAATGAATTTTCCCATGCTTGAATTCATAGCCATGAATATGTGGATGTTAGGCATAACTTTGGTTTAAAAGGCGACCTTTCGAAATTGACTTTGACCAAAGTTAAAGAGCTTGATTGTGCGGTGCCTTAAACCAGCACTTGTAATTCATCTCACATCTCCCTTTGAACTATTATACGCAACCATGGTTTGTGCTTCGGATTTTAAGTAACAGATGACTCACTTGAATGATGAAAGACGGCTCCTCATGTGATGAGTAAGACTTAAACGTTGAGAATAAGGGATTCTTGATGACCATATAACCAAAACTTTGAGGATTCATCTGATAACCATAATCACATTCACACAAATCATAATCCACGACCGCTGAGAATTTACAGGAAGACCCCTTAAGATGAAGAAACCTCTAATCCACTTGCTCTTGCTGAACTTCGATGGAGGAAAGCCTTATACACTGAATCAACCTTGGATAAAAATGAGAGCTTCAAAGCATAAAGAAAACCCTAACGTCAAGATTATTGATCCCATGCCAAActttattgcttgatgaatgtatgatatgttagatgacctagtggAAGGTATGTACGTGAATGCGAAgcttaagccaattagaaattaagaggtaggacaaatttggggtatgacacctctaTCCCTTCCACCATATGATATGCCACCTCTAGTGCTGCCTCTTCCACGATTGTTGGAATTATTCTTAGACTGAGAATCACGATTGTTGTAGTTCTGGTGGCGAAGGCTAGGTGTGTCAAGAACTTTAGACTCATCAATGGGAGGACTGGTTTTTCTTTCTTGTTGCACAAGCAAAGAGTAAACCTTACAAATATTAGGCATGGGATCCATTAACATAATCTGAGAACGAATTGCTGCATATTGATCATTCAGCCCTTTAAGGAACCTAATGGCTTGATCATTATCTTTGTAAGCACGAATCTTAGTAATGGCAGAACAAGTAACCTCACAATTGCAAATAGGAATAGGGTGAAAATTATCAAGTTCTTTGCATAGAATCTTCAACTTAGTATAATATGATGAAATAGATGTATCACCTTGTTTCAAAGAACAAATTTCATCATGAAGATCTGAAATACGAAATACATCACCTTGATAGAATCACTCCTCCAATTCATTCCACATATTTGCTGCATTATCCGTCCATAGTATACTTTTAGCAATTTCCAGGTCTACAGAATTCTTGATCCATGACATGGTCATGGTGTTACACCTGTCCCAAGCGATGGAATTGAAATCAGGATCAGGAGGACGAGGCAACGCGCCATTAATGAAGTGGAGCTTATTCTTGAATCGTAGAGCCATGGTCATGGATCTTGACTAAGAGTGGTAATTGCTGCTTGAAAGAATTGGAGTGATGAGAATCAATGCTGGATTCTCATTAGGATGCATGAAGTAAGGGTTCAAGGTATCATTTTGATAGCCTTTGGGATTGTTGCGAGCAGTGGAATCACCATGATCACTGGTTTCCGATGTAGGAGACGACATGGTGATGAAGCAAGAATTAAAGAAATGGAagaaaaacagaaagaagaaaGCAAAGAATCAGAGGGAGATTGAATTCTAGCTATGCACAACGGAAAGAATTGGATCACAAGGACGATGAAACCATGTGAACATGCAAGCCATGCACGTGAATGAAGATGGCAGCCATTGTTAACTCAGCTGTGTGCATGAATGCatgtgagaagaagaagaaactagAAAGAAGAGTAGTATTCAATCTCAGTTTGTTACATCAGTTACATGGTGTTTACATAACTAGCATTCAGTGGagaaactaactaactaacttgaTTATGTAACTAACTTATTGAATAACTAACTTGTGTGCATCTTCTCTTTTACTATTACATGCAGtatctgatcgtacctgatcagaagaatcgtcgcaggctgctcggactggatcttctaggaaggaggagggggtgtacctgcaaggtactccgatgccaaagtgagtagacgagcaaaggagtgcaagtactagctaaaggttagaaagaagtgaatacctgaccctctagtgaaagagggtatttatagcccccagcgctgggccatgatctcacTACTGGGTTGGacttccaagcccaactaggagactgccaggttttcTGAgtggaaatatcggaggtgcgtgaatgccctctgtcctggttaacccctccgaagtttaagggagacgcggtcttttagggaccacgttGGCTCCGTATTATTCGGAGGGTCGGATATGAAAGAGCCctgcgaggagcagggtcctcggaaACGAGGGTGCTCGCGGGGAGCGCTCGTGCCGGGCGTTGACTGGCTCGCGGGGAGAAGTCTTGCCGGGCGCCATATGGTCCGTGGATACGGTCTTGCCGAACATGTCTAAGGTGGGCACCCTAGAGACAGGTGGGCCATGGAGGAAcctgggcctctgaggtttactgggccgaaactatgttgggcctaaccttggcccagtccagaacaggagccccccaagtcggagctttctggtcaagaagctgtgactttgATGATGCTCGGACTCCATGACCTCGGTGATGCCGGCGGGATGGATCCCCATCTAGCAGATGTGTTCGGAAGACTGGTCTGTGGATTGGAACGAAAAGTCGCGCGTGGGcgacacgcgctgacgtggcataggtaatgatggcctagggtctaggaggtGGCGCTTGTCAGGGGGCgcgacgcttcgccttccgagcccttCTCCTATAAAAAGGGGTGAGTCCCCTCATTTAGGCGCTTTCTTCTCTCTGTTCACTTGCTCGGCTTTAGGCAGACGATCCTCGGAACAATTGTTCGTCCTATTGTTACTCGCGACCACCGCCGTTTGCCGAAGAGTTTCTCCTAGCCACCGTCATCATGTCTTCAAGTAAGTTCGCATCTCTCTTCGTTGCTTTATTCTTTTCCCCGTAGGGTTTTAGGGATTTTACAATTTTACTTTCGCAGTCTTCGTTATCTATGTCGGCTGGGTCTTGCGCGCAGTCGTTACTTCCTCCTCGGGTTATCTAGGCGATGCCCGGGGGTTAGTGTTAGTTTGTGGAATAGACGACGTTCGTGGTTAGGCCGTCGCGCCTGTTTAGATCTGATTTCCGCTGTCATGTcccttttgttattttttgtgggtcctcggctgacgggcgtctttcctcgatgggggtttagccgggggctctgctgctcctgctctaccctttcgcttgcattgcggtggaagggtggatttggtgaactgtcgaattcacttctcccttctgcgtgcaggtgaatctgATTCGAGTGCCAGTTCGGGGTCTAGTTCAGAATCTGACTCGTGGGCTAGTGGATCGGAAGATACGACGGCGAGTAGCTCCGACGTTGAAGTCGTCGAGGTTCAAAACGCGCCCTCCCTGGCCGAAGACGACCATGCTGATTCCCCCGGTTCGGAcgccgagggaggggtttccccAATGCCTTTGTTCAGTTATGACTGCACGGTCGCGCTCGACTGGATAGCCGATGAACCTTTGACGGTCGTTTCTCGGTATACCGAGTCTTTAGATGGAGCTTTCAAAGAAGTTGAGGTTTTGGGAGAGGGCGAAGCGCCGAATTACCAAATAGGTTGTCCGTCCCCAGACGAGCGTATATGTTCTCGGTTCACCGGGGACAGTtttgtgatgtatgaatatgtattcaAAGAGCTCGGTTTCCGGTTGCCCTTCTCCGGCTTCCAGACTTCGATGATGGCGTTTCTTGCTCTGGCGCTGTCCCAATTGCATCCgaatgcttttgcttttatgcgagcATTCGAGATTGCTTGTGATTATCTGGGTATCGGCGCTACGACCGCTCTGTTCGGCAGGTGTTTTCGTGTCCAAAGGCAGACGGCAGACGGGCGATATAGTTGGGTCTCGTTCAGAAATGCCGACCGAAAACTTTTCGGGATGTACACCGACTCAGTGAAAGGCTTCAAGGACCGGTACTTTGTCGTCCGTCCGCTCAGCCCGTCGGCTTATTCTGCAGTGTCGGATATGGTAGTTGCGCGGGATGCAGACGGGGAGTTAGAGAGGGACGAGGACGGGCAGGTAGTAAGGGAATTCTGCACGACGTTCCCGTTTTTTTGGTGCAAGGGCCACTTCTCGTCTCCCCCGAAATACTATGCTTGGGAAGATGGAGATCTGGATGAGCAGGACACGGAGTCGTACTCGGCCCTCTGCAAATACGTAGATGGTTTCACCATGTCTCAGTGGGTGACGAAGAAAGGGGATCCCGTTTTGGACGAGAATGGTGTGCCGATTGTGGAGCCGCGGGCTATTAACACTAAGGCCCTATTATCTTGTCGGACCCCCGAGGAGACTCGGGCGCTGTTAGGTCGTGTCTATTTACCTTGCTTTGCCTTTTCCGTTTGGTGTTCTTGCTAACCTGTTCGTTTCCTTTTTTCAGATGATATGCCGGAGAAGGATGACAAGCTCCTGAAGATGGTGACTCAGGACGCgaagaagatccgtcagaaaaaGGCTCGGGGAACTGGTGCTGGAGAGAACTCGGCCTCGGCTGGCTCTCCTCGGGTGAACTTGGACGAGAGGTCTCCCAAGAAGCCTCGTCATGAGCCGTCTAATCTGGGCTCCGAGCGTGGCTTCGTACTGCCTCCTTGCTACAAAGATGGGGgttattttgaaaagtttccCCTGGTCACCTCTCCGGATGAAGCCCGTCGGGTCAGCGAGATGGACCCCCCGGCCCTCCAGAAACAGCTGGCGAGCGATAGCGCCGCCGTGATGAGGGTTTTGGGGATGGCACAAGTGTTGGCCAATGGTGGCTCGAGTTCGGCCGAGGCTCTGAAGAAGGCGAAAGCGGCCAGGAAGATTGCCGAGGACAAGGTGAAGACCATGGAGACCGATCGTGAGAAGCTGAGGAAGAAAATTGACGCGGCTCTGAAGCAGAAGGACGGGGAGATTACagtggagaagaagaagcttgccGACCTTCAGCTTGAATGGGCTCCCTCGGCCGACGAGTTACCGGACGTTGTTGCTCTAAAATCCAGGGTCGAGCTCGTGGAGAATATAGACAGCATGAAAATGAGCCTCGCCGATATGGCTGAAGCTGGGTTCGACCGTGCAGTTCGTCAGCTGAAGTTTTTGAACCCTGGCTTGAAGGAGGATAACATTGGGCTTTCTTCGAAGATAGTGGATGGGGTTCTGGTGCCCGAATCCCCCGACGACGAAGAATAAGTAGTTTTGTCTTGGGCCTGCGTGTCTGTCTTCTTCAGCCTGCGTGCCAGTTTATGTTTGTTGGGCTATGCCCGGATTATTTGGGGCCTGCATGCCCGGCATTTTATTGTAATATCTGGATATCGCCGGTCAATTTGGTCGGCAGTTAATGTTTTATAATTTCGTTTACTCATGCGCATTTAGCCTTGTATGTTCGAAATTTTATTGTTGCATGCTCGTATATTCCGGGGAGTGATCCCAACGCTTAGAATATTATTGATAATAATTGGTCATGCTCAGATGTTCCGGGGAGTTAGTCCCAAACTTAGAATGTTTTTGATAACTATTGGTTTATGCTCGGATGTTGCGGGGAGTTAGTCCCAAACTTAGAATGTTTTTTATAACTATTGGTTTATGCTCGACCTGGGTTGATTGCCCGGGCGTTTTGTGTACGGTCCGGGTGTGCTTAACAGGTGTGCGCTAATAGAGAGCGCGAGACCGCGGTTGGGGGccaagtgctcgcggcgtgaacgatcccatcgcgagctggggttctgccgtgcaggtactcccgcggagggtctaggtgtagaatccgccggGTGGTCGGTCCTTCCATTCGATGGGGGAGTTcgaccgttgctgtcgtggagcACTCGCGTTCGTACCAATGACGCGGGTCCATGCCCGGCTATTACCTGTGTTCGATACAGATGTCCAGGGGTGTTAGGTTGTGTctaactgtaataacgtctgagtttttcagcgttccaaggtcgagcaagtttttcgccgagaaggttctcgaggtaataggcgccattctcggttttgtcgtaaactcggtatgggccttcccaatTTGGGGCTAACTTTCCCTCGCGTGAGTCTTTCATGTtcctgcggagcactagggcgccgacttcgaactcgcgcttgataactttggCGTTGTGGCGAAGAGCTATCTGCTGTTTTAattttgcttctcggagggatgatcctgttcggatttcctccaccatatcgagctcttccctcatggcctcgtcgttGAGCTCTTCTTCGAGGGGTgattcggtgcgccgagaaggttctcggatttctacggggatcacggcttcggtatCGTATGTTAGTCTAAATGGAGTTTCGCCCGCGCTCGAGTGGGGCGTCGTCCTATATGCCCAAAGTACACTGTGTAGTTCCTCGACCCAAGCTTTTTTAGCTTCGCCGAGTCTCCTCTtcagtcctcggaggatgacaCGATTGGCTGCCTCGGCTTGCCTGTTCGTCTGAGGATGCTCGACCGAGGTGAAATGTTgtttcgtgccgagcttggccacgaACTCTTGGAATTTTCGGTCAGTGAATTGGatgccattgtcggtgattatggcctgtggtaccccgaaccgagcgagtatgtttcgtttgtagaaacggagtacgttttgagatgtgattttagcgagcgcttcggcttctatccatttcgtgaagtaatccacgACGACCACTAGGTATTTATTCTGGTACGAGCCGATtgggaaaggtccgaggaggtccattccccaggtggagaaaggccaaggcgaGGAGAGAGATTTAAGTTCGTTTGGGGGAGCCAAGTGCATGTCGGCATGACGctgacatttgtcgcatttccggacatgttctttggcgtcttgctgcatggtcggTCAATAGTAGCCGGCTCTAAGAGCTTTCCTCGCTAGTGACCGGCCGCCAAGATGTTGGCCGTTGATCCCCTCGTGGAGCTCTTGGAGTATCTCGAATGCTTGCGAGGCGTCGACACATTTgaggagagggatggagaagcctcgtcggtatagtTTATCCTCGATAAtggtgtacgagcaggctcgtctCTTAATAGCTGAAGCTTCCTTCGCGTCAGCGGGAAGTTCGTCTTTGGTGAGGAAGTTATATACCGGGGTCATCCAAcaatggtcgtccccgatagcgaaTACTTGCAGAGCTTGCGCGTTTTTGCTTATGCTCGGTCTGGGCAAGATTTCTTGGATTACCGACTTGTTTCCtcctttctttctcgtgctcgcaagtttggataaTATGTCGGCACGTGAGTTATGTTCACGGGGAATGTGCGCTACGTCTACTTTTGATAATCTTTTCATTTTCTCTTTGACGAGAGTGAGATGctcggctagtgtgtcgtttttggcttggtaatcgccgctgactTGGGAGGCGACGAGCTAGGAGTCGGTATAAATCATGACCTCTCGAGCGCCCACGTCTTCGGCGAGGCGCAGGCCTGCTAGGAGAGCCTCGTATTCGGCCTGGTTATTCGACGTGGTAAAAGATAAGaccaaggatacttcgatgatgagCCCCTCGTCGTTTTCCAAGATGATGCCGGCTCCACTCCCCGAGTTGCTCAAAGCGCCATCTACATAGATGGTCCACTTGTTTTCGGTGGGATTCGGGCAGTTGGAAATCGAAGTCATCTCGGCCACAAAATCGGCGAGCGATTGAGCTTTCAGTGCCGTCCTACcttcgtattgtatgtcgaattcggatagctcgagggaccatcttagcattctcccggccatgtctggtcagCTGATGAGTTGTTTGATGGGTTGGTCTGTCCGAACGACaatggtgtgggcgaggaagtagtacctcagcctCCTGGCAGCCGTTATTAGggctgtagcggtaaaaatgtgactcgagcgcaatcgcgcattcgaagtacaacagagtcgccaccgaactttatttattccaagaaggaaagggaaaatatcgataaaacccacgaaagaaaaagaaatggataagacggtc
Encoded proteins:
- the LOC131658050 gene encoding uncharacterized protein LOC131658050, coding for MKRLSKVDVAHIPREHNSRADILSKLASTRKKGGNKSVIQEILPRPSISKNAQALQVFAIGDDHCWMTPVYNFLTKDELPADAKEASAIKRRACSYTIIEDKLYRRGFSIPLLKCVDASQAFEILQELHEGINGQHLGGRSLARKALRAGYY